A genomic region of Branchiostoma lanceolatum isolate klBraLanc5 chromosome 4, klBraLanc5.hap2, whole genome shotgun sequence contains the following coding sequences:
- the LOC136432753 gene encoding uncharacterized protein, with product MACSGVNKVGAILFFLLCSNATPLVVAASVAIGGQIQVTVGLGQHVPPGGSVILPCNYSVPSDDVRPLVSWWKDRGLVLTRRIVYEHQEGRFSKAYDEWEGRTALLRQASLQMTNLTTNDTGKYECEIRVPLKYGAARGFINLDVDVSGGKNNPSYKLRTGLVVGVALGVGLISVIAATILVLTLRKRKITTSAQYNRQINT from the exons ATGGCGTGTAGTGGCGTAAACAAAGTCGGCGCCATTTTGTTCTTCTTACTATGTTCAAACGCCACGCCCTTGGTCGTCGCAG CCAGCGTAGCAATAGGTGGCCAGATCCAGGTCACAGTGGGACTGGGACAACATGTCCCTCCCGGCGGGTCAGTCATCCTCCCCTGTAACTACTCCGTACCGTCCGACGACGTCCGGCCGCTGGTCAGCTGGTGGAAGGACAGAGGGCTGGTCCTGACCAGACGGATCGTGTACGAGCACCAGGAGGGCCGGTTCAGTAAGGCGTATGACGAGTGGGAGGGGAGGACGGCCCTCCTCAGACAGGCGTCCCTACAGATGACCAACCTGACCACAAACGACACGGGGAAGTACGAGTGTGAGATCAGGGTCCCTCTCAAGTACGGGGCAGCCCGCGGGTTCATCAACTTGGACGTCGATGTTTCTGGAG gTAAAAATAACCCTTCGTACAAACTCAGAACAG GACTCGTTGTTGGAGTGGCTCTTGGAGTGGGGCTCATATCAGTCATAGCCGCGACGATACTGGTTCTCACACTGCGCAAGAGGAAAATCACGACTTCGGCACAATATAACAGACAAATTAACACATAG
- the LOC136432751 gene encoding uncharacterized protein isoform X2 has product MTSLHRVIQTGKFRFEPPRDSKVKSTFERSNNSSVQVHIVSLLLRENICVVTNMTLACMAGLVLLFLSGFPAKGKGTFADQFPQIEAVRSNLNTTVGETVEMEYMYGIPVNSSDSTVLKTIYILKPGRRESVCEVVPNGTRCDGQYQARARLEDKPWDYDDGSSYKRGLLVLTLENVMLSDAAVYEGEVRVFLGGYNQSKVSVTVEDVPWCPYRPCPDGEWLQCQTDTNMTCSCTCRVECTPGFDVGSFFGGVATVVALLLLFLLYKYGDKIRCRCNRNDL; this is encoded by the exons atgacgtcactgcacCGTGTGATTCAAACCGGGAAGTTCCGCTTTGAGCCTCCGAGGGACAGTAAGGTCAAGAGCACCTTCGAACGGTCTAACAACTCATCTGTACAAGTGCATATAGTCAGCCTCTTGTTAAGGGAAAACATTTGTGTGGTTACCAACATGACTCTGGCGTGTATGGCAGGCCTGGTGCTGCTCTTTTTGTCAG GTTTTCCGGCAAAGGGAAAAGGCACGTTTGCAGACCAGTTTCCACAGATAGAGGCGGTTCGTTCCAACCTGAATACAACGGTTGGGGAAACAGTTGAAATGGAATACATGTATGGAATACCGGTGAACTCATCTGACAGTACTGTGCTCAAAACTATATACATCTTAAAACCCGGGCGACGTGAGTCGGTGTGTGAGGTGGTGCCGAACGGAACGCGCTGTGACGGTCAGTACCAGGCCCGTGCCCGTCTGGAGGACAAACCCTGGGACTACGATGACGGGTCGTCCTACAAGAGAGGCTTGCTGGTCCTAACGTTGGAGAACGTGATGCTGTCTGACGCGGCGGTGTACGAGGGGGAGGTGAGAGTGTTTCTGGGAGGTTACAACCAGTCCAAAGTGTCCGTAACAGTGGAAG ACGTTCCCTGGTGCCCGTACCGGCCGTGTCCGGACGGAGAATGGTTACAGTGccaaacagacacaaacatgaCCTGCTCCTGTACCTGTCGCGTAGAATGCACCCCAGGGTTTGACG TCGGTTCATTTTTTGGAGGGGTTGCCACCGTTGTCGCCCTCCTTCTCCTGTTTCTACTTTACAAGTACGGAGACAAGATTAGG TGTCGTTGCAACCGGAACGATCTATAA
- the LOC136432751 gene encoding uncharacterized protein isoform X1, translating into MTSLHRVIQTGKFRFEPPRDSKVKSTFERSNNSSVQVHIVSLLLRENICVVTNMTLACMAGLVLLFLSGFPAKGKGTFADQFPQIEAVRSNLNTTVGETVEMEYMYGIPVNSSDSTVLKTIYILKPGRRESVCEVVPNGTRCDGQYQARARLEDKPWDYDDGSSYKRGLLVLTLENVMLSDAAVYEGEVRVFLGGYNQSKVSVTVEDVPWCPYRPCPDGEWLQCQTDTNMTCSCTCRVECTPGFDVGSFFGGVATVVALLLLFLLYKYGDKIRVSYVSPCFVLVSLDLFPLSSGFY; encoded by the exons atgacgtcactgcacCGTGTGATTCAAACCGGGAAGTTCCGCTTTGAGCCTCCGAGGGACAGTAAGGTCAAGAGCACCTTCGAACGGTCTAACAACTCATCTGTACAAGTGCATATAGTCAGCCTCTTGTTAAGGGAAAACATTTGTGTGGTTACCAACATGACTCTGGCGTGTATGGCAGGCCTGGTGCTGCTCTTTTTGTCAG GTTTTCCGGCAAAGGGAAAAGGCACGTTTGCAGACCAGTTTCCACAGATAGAGGCGGTTCGTTCCAACCTGAATACAACGGTTGGGGAAACAGTTGAAATGGAATACATGTATGGAATACCGGTGAACTCATCTGACAGTACTGTGCTCAAAACTATATACATCTTAAAACCCGGGCGACGTGAGTCGGTGTGTGAGGTGGTGCCGAACGGAACGCGCTGTGACGGTCAGTACCAGGCCCGTGCCCGTCTGGAGGACAAACCCTGGGACTACGATGACGGGTCGTCCTACAAGAGAGGCTTGCTGGTCCTAACGTTGGAGAACGTGATGCTGTCTGACGCGGCGGTGTACGAGGGGGAGGTGAGAGTGTTTCTGGGAGGTTACAACCAGTCCAAAGTGTCCGTAACAGTGGAAG ACGTTCCCTGGTGCCCGTACCGGCCGTGTCCGGACGGAGAATGGTTACAGTGccaaacagacacaaacatgaCCTGCTCCTGTACCTGTCGCGTAGAATGCACCCCAGGGTTTGACG TCGGTTCATTTTTTGGAGGGGTTGCCACCGTTGTCGCCCTCCTTCTCCTGTTTCTACTTTACAAGTACGGAGACAAGATTAGGGTAAGTTATGTCTCACCTTGTTTCGTACTAGTATCACTGGATTTGTTTCCTTTGTCGTCTGGTTTCTATTAA
- the LOC136432754 gene encoding uncharacterized protein, whose protein sequence is MDCVGCNIGLIVAILFLLCSAEGTVVTGGQIHVTVGRGQHVPPGGSVILPCNYSVPSDDIRPLVSWWKDRGLVLTRRIVYEHQEGRFSKAYDEWAGRTALLRQASLQMTNLTTNDTGKYECEIRVPLKYGAVRGFINLDVREENSSLDEVTHSTVFIVGVSIGGAVLLVLMVAIAAGLFSRRRQSKNTRNSTTYSKPTYTTAKA, encoded by the exons ATGGATTGTGTCGGATGTAACATTGGCCTGatcgtcgccattttgtttctgcTCTGTAGTGCGGAAG GCACCGTAGTGACAGGTGGCCAGATCCACGTCACAGTGGGACGAGGACAACATGTCCCTCCCGGCGGGTCAGTCATCCTCCCCTGTAACTACTCCGTACCGTCCGACGATATCCGGCCGCTGGTCAGCTGGTGGAAGGACAGAGGGCTGGTACTGACCAGACGGATCGTGTACGAGCACCAGGAGGGCCGGTTCAGTAAGGCGTATGACGAGTGGGCGGGGAGGACGGCCCTCCTCAGACAGGCGTCCCTACAGATGACCAACCTGACCACAAACGACACGGGGAAGTACGAGTGTGAGATCAGGGTCCCTCTCAAGTACGGGGCAGTCCGGGGGTTCATCAACCTGGACGTTAGAG AGGAAAACAGCTCTTTGGATGAAGTCACTCACTCAACAG TATTCATCGTCGGTGTCTCCATTGGAGGAGCAGTACTGCTAGTGTTGATGGTGGCCATCGCTGCGGGGTTGTTCTCGAGGCGGCGTCAATCTAAGAACACCCGAAATTCAACAACATATAGCAAACCTACGTATACAACTGCCAAAGCTTAG